In Humulus lupulus chromosome 6, drHumLupu1.1, whole genome shotgun sequence, a single genomic region encodes these proteins:
- the LOC133784880 gene encoding disease resistance-like protein DSC1, protein MGHGWEHQKHGSDLVRQFFQRVSKEKNIDFEDLGSIKDRLYHKKLLIVLDDVDDLDVCNSLLEDRHAWLNSESKVIITSRDQQVIQNSIGDGDEKMIYRLDILKEKKALELFYLHAFKGKAVNQNYKELSEKFVDYAQGLPLALKVLGSQLYLKKEKEKNIFLDIVGFFRGKNENYVKDVLDACYGSSYDIVIEVLVDKCLITKSKDYFGEKSFIILEMHDLLQEIEIKGIFIDDYGIQGEGEIKLDPLVFKKMSSLKLLELSTNYYGQNIPFQLPHGLYSFPIKLRYLQWRGYPSKSLGSKFTLCNLVHLIMPSSQLEKLWDGFQGLKNLKHVNLRYSNKLTCLSNLSRANLCHMDLGFCRSLVELSPLRFHNVHDGKLDLVGCCNLRIVSEMFGNIKLIDLSSTKIEELHSSIGSLKNLHELNLSYCKHLKKLPINICYFESLQVLHMSGCVSIDKFPELPKNIKELDLS, encoded by the exons ATGGGGCATGGGTGGG AACATCAAAAGCATGGATCGGATTTGGTGAGACAATTTTTTCAAAGAGtgtcaaaagaaaaaaatatagactTTGAAGATTTGGGTTCCATAAAGGATAGGCTATATCATAAGAAGTTGCTTATAGTTCTTGATGATGTGGATGACTTGGATGTCTGTAATTCTTTACTTGAAGATCGTCATGCTTGGTTAAATTCTGAAAGTAAAGTTATCATAACAAGTAGAGATCAACAAGTGATTCAAAATAGTATTGGAGATGGTGATGAAAAGATGATATATCGTCTGGACATACTAAAAGAAAAGAAAGCTCTTGAACTCTTCTATTTGCATGCTTTCAAAGGTAAAGCTGTTAATCAAAACTACAAAGAACTGTCGGAGAAGTTTGTAGATTATGCTCAAGGTCTTCCACTTGCTCTCAAAGTTTTGGGTTCTCAACTGTATTTAAAGA aagaaaaagagaagaacatATTTCTTGATATAGTAGGTTTCTTCAGAGGGAAAAATGAAAATTATGTGAAAGATGTGTTGGATGCTTGTTATGGTAGTTCGTATGATATCGTTATTGAAGTTCTTGTTGACAAGTGTTTGATAACTAAATCTAAGGATTATTTTGGTGAAAAAAGTTTTATTATACTTGAAATGCATGATTTGTTGCAAGAAATAG AAATTAAAGGAATATTTATTGATGATTATGGCATACAAGGAGAAGGAGAGATAAAATTGGACCCTTTAGTCTTTAAAAAAATGTCAAGTCTAAAATTGCTTGAACTATCAACCAATTATTATGGTCAGAATATTCCATTTCAGCTTCCTCATGGTTTATACTCTTTTCCTATAAAGCTTAGATATCTTCAATGGCGTGGCTACCCTTCGAAATCTTTAGGGTCAAAATTTACATTGTGTAATCTTGTTCATCTTATTATGCCTTCGAGCCAGCTTGAGAAACTATGGGATGGATTTCAG GGtcttaaaaacttaaaacatgTCAATCTTCGTTACTCAAATAAGTTAACTTGTCTCTCAAATCTCTCCAGAGCAAATCTTTGTCACATGGACCTGGGATTTTGTAGAAGTTTGGTTGAGCTTTCTCCTTTAAGGTTTCACAACGTTCATGATGGCAAACTTGATCTCGTTGGGTGTTGTAATCTGAGAATTGTTTCAGAGATGTTTGGTAATATCAAACTCATAGATTTGTCTTCGACGAAAATTGAAGAATTACACTCTTCCATTGGCTCTCTTAAGAATCTTCATGAGCTCAATCTCTCTTATTGTAAACATCTCAAGAAGCTTCCCATCAATATTTGTTATTTTGAATCATTACAAGTTCTACATATGAGTGGATGTGTGTCCATCGACAAGTTTCCAGAGCTTCCCAAAAATATAAAAGAATTAGATTTAAGTTAA